The following are encoded together in the Lactuca sativa cultivar Salinas chromosome 1, Lsat_Salinas_v11, whole genome shotgun sequence genome:
- the LOC111908308 gene encoding uncharacterized protein LOC111908308, producing the protein MTSSPPPLQHHQINTTAIADGSSTTTSTSTTTPWSCETNWTVTRGSLDSAVTFESFDFPIDSEPTGPKPPLLLVPPSTSDFEPCEIKLNFTQKHEIRQVYVRSTARVYEIYYAPDLHSENEYLCTVRCNAASVTDVKNAISANLEGLNEISPKGRVSGENNIGTNEDDWVEIKLPVGNTYSPNQTSNAIRNYQNYYEATAEMNDSEPCKSLTLRLLSLQSKGFVHVDEVYVFADCIHSDDSQNQNLLNHPEPPSSGTSLMTMLVPTLLGLSKSRSIQSTTQHSTSKSVEKPINTESQPTTELTRCQLPPSTAELTRCDNRTESSGGFPVAVSNGIGIRDSESGGTDELTRCHVGGSSLDKEKIHEPNTSLMEQLVSRVSRIEDMLLRFEENMLNPINHIESRLHHVEQQLQSLTKNPQIPVLPSSPTSQPKSENTNQFHAQHSEEKQQLNNDFEKPKKSVSIDDALAAALAGFSSFTKPKDEFPVLPLESTSIPSESFLNNSEDLTTTYADVSTDIPSNKTDVHQDSIESVNILTFDKNADQSPDVKQVSESVNVLTFDKNDDQCPDVKEVSESVNVLTFDKNDDQCPDVEDGSESVNILTFDKNDDQCPDVEDGSESVNVLTFDKKQDSIESVNKILTFDKNDILKHFPDGSPDVKDGFECDFETCVLEVKFASMENGNLKSHLEDFLSYTDENPAMIDEGLLIEETTGNGNSLLLDLDGDDVAQGVLQDLPNVHVEPSFDSLI; encoded by the exons ATGACAAGTTCTCCACCACCACTACAACATCACCAGATCAACACCACTGCCATCGCCGACGGTAGTTCTACGACTACTTCTACCAGTACTACGACTCCATGGAGCTGCGAGACGAACTGGACTGTCACACGCGGTTCTCTCGACTCCGCCGTCACGTTCGAgtcttttgatttcccgatcgaCTCGGAACCCACGGGTCCAAAACCGCCACTCCTTCTCGTACCACCTTCTACCTCTGATTTTGAACCTTGCGAGATCAAAC TGAATTTCACTCAAAAGCATGAGATTCGTCAGGTCTATGTCAGAAGTACAGCTCGTGTATATGAAATATATTATGCACCTGATCTTCATAGTGAAAATGAGTATCTCTGCACTGTTCGTTGTAATGCTGCTTCTGTAACTGATGTCAAAAATGCAATTTCTGCAAACTTGGAGGGTCTAAATGAAATATCACCAAAGGGAAGAGTGTCAGGTGAAAATAATATTGGCACCAATGAAGATGATTGGGTGGAGATTAAACTCCCTGTTGGAAATACATATTCGCCAAATCAGACTTCAAATGCCATCAGAAATTACCAG AATTACTATGAAGCTACAGCAGAAATGAATGATTCAGAGCCTTGTAAATCACTGACACTTCGTTTACTATCACTTCAAAGTAAAGGTTTTGTACATGTTGATGAAGTCTACGTGTTTGCTGACTGTATCCATTCAGACGATTCCCAGAACCAGAATCTTCTTAATCATCCAGAACCACCTTCATCTGGAACTTCACTTATGACTATGCTTGTTCCCACACTTTTAGGATTATCAAAATCTAGATCCATCCAGTCAACCACTCAACATTCCACTTCCAAATCTGTTGAAAAACCAATCAACACCGAGTCACAACCAACTACTGAGTTGACTCGCTGCCAACTGCCACCTTCTACTGCTGAGTTGACTCGGTGCGATAACCGAACCGAAAGTTCAGGGGGTTTTCCGGTGGCGGTTTCCAATGGAATTGGAATTCGAGATTCCGAGTCGGGAGGAACTGATGAGTTGACTCGGTGCCATGTGGGTGGTTCGAGTTTAGATAAAGAGAAG ATTCATGAACCAAACACCAGTTTAATGGAACAACTTGTGTCAAGAGTGAGTAGAATTGAAGATATGTTATTGAGGTTTGAAGAGAACATGTTGAACCCCATAAACCACATTGAATCAAGACTCCATCATGTAGAACAGCAACTCCAATCACTCACCAAAAATCCCCAAATTCCAGTTTTACCCTCTTCCCCAACATCTCAACCAAAATCAGAAAATACCAACCAATTTCATGCTCAACATTCTGAAGAAAAACAGCAACTGAATAatgattttgaaaaaccaaagaaATCCGTTTCCATAGATGATGCTTTGGCTGCAGCTCTAGCTGGATTCTCATCTTTTACAAAACCCAAAGATGAATTTCCAGTTTTACCCCTTGAATCGACTTCAATTCCTTCTGAATCcttcttaaacaattcagaagaCTTAACTACAACTTATGCTGATGTTTCCACAGATATCCCCTCTAATAAAACTGATGTTCACCAAGACTCCATTGAATCGGTCAACATTTTGACTTTTGACAAAAATGCTGATCAGTCTCCAGATGTTAAACAAGTGTCTGAATCGGTCAACGTTTTGACTTTTGACAAAAATGATGATCAGTGTCCAGATGTTAAAGAAGTGTCTGAATCGGTCAACGTTTTGACTTTTGACAAAAACGATGATCAGTGTCCAGATGTTGAAGATGGGTCCGAATCGGTCAACATTTTGACTTTTGACAAAAATGATGATCAGTGTCCAGATGTTGAAGATGGGTCTGAATCGGTCAACGTTTTGACTTTTGACAAAAAGCAAGACTCCATTGAATCGGTCAACAAGATTTTGACTTTTGACAAAAACGATATTCTGAAACATTTCCCGGATGGGTCTCCAGATGTTAAAGATGGGTTTGAATGTGATTTTGAGACTTGTGTTCTTGAGGTGAAGTTTGCTTCAATGGAGAATGGGAATCTCAAATCTCATCTTGAAGACTTTTTGTCTTACACAGATGAGAATCCTGCTATGATTGATGAAGGCTTATTGATAGAGGAAACAACTGGAAATGGAAACAGTTTATTGCTGGATTTAGATGGTGATGACGTGGCACAAGGTGTGCTGCAAGATCTTCCCAATGTTCATGTGGAACCATCTTTCGATAGTCTCATTTGA